The following are from one region of the Dreissena polymorpha isolate Duluth1 chromosome 2, UMN_Dpol_1.0, whole genome shotgun sequence genome:
- the LOC127869323 gene encoding pantetheinase-like: protein MLKHFVIVSLICALAPMVIGATFKAAVYEHAVHLPNISAVPMPRNQAVQAMMVNIRVYQETARIAASMGTQIIVFPEDGIYGMYLNSRELALPFMEYIPNATDHWNPCKQPNLYPNTDIQTALSCIARDNNMYVVANMGDKQPCNGTMDPKCPNTGYYQYNTDVAYDPSGTLVAKYHKYNLFFEYQFDTPKTPDISIFDTPFGRFGLFTCFDVLFEHPPIDLICRHNISNIAFPTAWMDVGPFFTSIQFHSSFALGLGVNFLGANIHLPSMRFHGSGIYTPQGAAGYYYNTSNDNGGQLIVREIPVVQHPNDAACFGDRKTVSEGLSLRPGTESQTPHLAANANEPEFTAVLFHDLHSLVKLHPGVGNASVCNNKLCCHVAYNIKETSSIVTHQKRKHASNDLHHPNYNNNNTHDVQVDNHTLPVLNSISAPEEFYALGAFDGLHTHDGNYYIQACTVIRCRRSKFNVTCTDHIDGLFKPNMRSFEISGNFSSSYLYPAVLLQGDSDFLLTDIPQSWTFSGESLRANNPLPHTLAVGAVFTCIHVIKQFSQDEEMSLTFLFNLYFIWELGKLPPPPDIYDFFIPFLYLLCMYSNFFTS from the exons ATGTTAAAGCATTTCGTTATCGTTTCCTTGATCTGCGCTTTAGCGCCAATGGTCATCGGCGCAACTTTCAAGGCTGCTGTGTATGAACACGCAGTTCATCTGCCCAATATTTCCGCCGTTCCAATGCCGCGGAATCAAGCGGTACAGGCAATGATGGTCAACATCCGTGTGTATCAAGAAACGGCTAGAATTGCGGCAAGCATG GGTACGCAGATCATAGTGTTTCCAGAAGATGGTATTTATGGGATGTATCTCAACAGTCGAGAATTGGCTTTGCCATTCATGGAATATATTCCCAATGCAACCGATCATTGGAATCCATGCAAGCAACCGAATTTGTACCCGAACACTGACATTCAAACGGCACTAAGTTGTATAGCGCGCGACAATAATATGTATGTAGTAGCCAATATGGGCGACAAACAACCATGTAACGGGACCATGGACCCCAAGTGCCCGAACACCGGTTACTACCAGTACAACACGGACGTCGCATATGATCCGAGCGGGACTCTGGTTGCGAAATACCACAAGTACAATTTGTTCTTTGAGTATCAGTTTGATACACCGAAAACACCAGACATAAGTATATTTGACACGCCTTTCGGACGGTTTGGACTATTTACATGCTTTGATGTACTGTTCGAACATCCGCCTATAGATCTTATTTGTCGCCACAACATTTCCAACATAGCCTTCCCCACCGCTTGGATGGACGTGGGGCCTTTTTTCACGTCAATTCAGTTCCACTCGTCGTTTGCTCTTGGCCTCGGTGTTAATTTCCTTGGAGCTAACATTCATCTGCCTTCAATGCGTTTCCATGGTAGCGGTATCTACACGCCACAAGGAGCAGCCGGATACTACTATAACACCAGTAACGACAATGGCGGGCAGCTGATTGTTCGGGAGATTCCGGTCGTTCAACATCCAAACGATGCTGCTTGTTTTGGTGATCGTAAGACTGTTTCTGAAGGCCTGTCCCTTAGACCAGGTACAGAATCCCAAACACCCCATCTGGCAGCTAACGCGAATGAACCCGAATTCACAGCTGTGCTCTTCCATGATTTGCATTCGCTTGTAAAGCTACATCCAGGTGTCGGGAATGCGTCCGTATGCAATAACAAGCTTTGCTGTCATGTTGCATACAACATCAAAGAAACCAGTTCAATTGTGACTCACCAAAAACGAAAGCATGCTTCTAATGACCTCCATCACCCAaactacaacaacaataacactcATGATGTGCAAGTCGACAACCACACTTTGCCAGTCCTTAATTCAATCAGTGCGCCAGAGGAATTTTACGCCTTAGGAGCATTTGATGGACTTCACACTCATGACGGTAATTACTACATCCAGGCGTGTACTGTTATAAGATGTCGCAGATCAAAGTTCAACGTCACATGCACAGACCACATTGACGGGCTCTTCAAACCGAACATGAGGAGTTTCGAAATCTCTGGGAACTTCTCGTCATCTTACCTCTATCCTGCGGTTCTTCTGCAGGGTGACTCTGATTTCTTACTTACCGACATCCCACAAAGCTGGACGTTCAGCGGAGAAAGCCTGCGCGCAAACAACCCGCTGCCGCACACACTTGCAGTGGGCGCAGTATTCACGTGTATTCACGTGATTAAACAATTTTCACAAGATGAAGAAATGAGTTTAACATTTCTCTTTAACCTTTATTTCATTTGGGAACTCGGTAAGCTTCCTCCACCGCCGGACATATATGACTTTTTTAttccttttttgtatttattatgtatgTATTCAAACTTTTTTACTAGTTGA